The Cylindrospermopsis curvispora GIHE-G1 genome contains a region encoding:
- a CDS encoding ComEA family DNA-binding protein, with protein MIKHRYLILSIVACLVVCLSSCGSQPPAGTSVTPATQTTSDMSHTGKGKININNAILSELDKLEGKLGVPALSNKIQASRPYGSTADLVSKKVITQEQFEQIKDLVTVEEVVLTGEAKDIDYMTKLALMKGHLLVAEELLKENQPKQAQPHIGHPVEEIYVDIEEQLNERKVKQFKEDLVKLTELVKFRPQDDKVATNLTVAMSDIDTAITALPNEQRLQPKFILQVIRGLLDAATAEYQAAVAKNKITAPIEYQDSRGFVIYSHELYQGVSPQMATVNPEAQKAIDTALTELLQVWPSAIPPNQIVKTPEQVSSLVKTIEENAKFFTMM; from the coding sequence ATGATCAAACATCGGTATCTAATCTTATCCATAGTAGCTTGTCTAGTTGTGTGTCTAAGTTCCTGCGGTAGTCAACCACCTGCGGGGACCAGTGTTACACCAGCAACACAGACAACCAGTGATATGAGTCACACTGGTAAAGGCAAAATTAATATTAATAATGCCATTTTATCGGAATTGGACAAATTGGAAGGGAAATTAGGAGTTCCCGCTTTATCCAACAAAATTCAAGCTAGTCGTCCCTATGGTTCAACAGCGGATTTGGTAAGTAAAAAAGTAATTACACAGGAACAGTTTGAGCAAATTAAAGATCTGGTCACCGTGGAGGAAGTGGTGCTTACCGGAGAAGCCAAAGATATAGACTACATGACAAAATTGGCATTAATGAAAGGACATCTTTTGGTAGCAGAGGAACTGTTGAAAGAGAACCAACCAAAACAGGCCCAACCCCATATCGGACATCCAGTAGAAGAGATTTATGTTGACATAGAAGAACAACTTAACGAGCGGAAGGTCAAACAGTTTAAAGAGGATTTAGTGAAGTTGACCGAACTAGTTAAATTCCGTCCTCAAGATGACAAGGTGGCAACCAATCTAACCGTAGCTATGTCAGACATAGACACTGCAATTACAGCTTTACCCAATGAACAACGCTTACAACCCAAGTTCATATTACAAGTGATTAGGGGACTGCTAGATGCAGCAACAGCAGAATATCAAGCAGCGGTAGCTAAAAACAAAATCACCGCCCCCATAGAGTATCAAGATTCCCGTGGTTTCGTCATCTACTCCCATGAACTATATCAGGGTGTTTCCCCACAAATGGCAACAGTGAATCCGGAAGCACAAAAAGCCATAGATACAGCTCTAACTGAACTGCTACAAGTTTGGCCTTCTGCTATCCCACCTAATCAGATAGTGAAAACTCCCGAGCAAGTGAGCTCACTGGTTAAAACCATAGAAGAAAATGCCAAATTTTTCACTATGATGTAA
- a CDS encoding ferritin-like domain-containing protein yields MRELDHPKTIDILNTIMEFELAGVVRYTHYSLMVTGPNRLPIVAFFKAQASESLVHAQQVGEILTGLDGHPTLRIAPMEETFKHSVKDILQESLIHEGKALDMYKSLLKNVTDASIYLEEFARNMIGQEEMHNLELKKMLRDFS; encoded by the coding sequence ATGCGCGAACTAGATCACCCAAAGACAATTGACATTCTCAACACCATCATGGAATTTGAACTAGCTGGAGTAGTGCGCTACACCCATTATTCCTTGATGGTCACTGGACCAAATCGCTTGCCAATAGTTGCTTTTTTTAAAGCTCAAGCCAGCGAATCTCTAGTGCATGCACAACAAGTAGGAGAAATTTTAACCGGTTTAGATGGACATCCGACTCTCAGAATTGCTCCCATGGAAGAAACCTTCAAGCATAGCGTCAAGGATATCTTGCAAGAAAGTTTAATCCATGAAGGAAAAGCACTGGATATGTACAAATCACTTCTAAAGAATGTTACTGATGCTAGTATTTATTTAGAAGAGTTTGCCCGGAACATGATTGGACAGGAAGAGATGCATAATCTCGAACTCAAAAAGATGCTCCGAGACTTCAGTTAA
- a CDS encoding FTR1 family iron permease, which translates to MNFSVALPTFVITLREGVEAALVVGIVLALLNKSKQSQLNIWVYAGVVVGIIVSGLIGILFTGLIKFLGSVNPEYTSIVEPILEGIFSILAIIMLSWMLIWMTQQAKFLKSQVEVAVKQALTKNNNAGLGIFSLVLIAVVREGFETVLFIAANFQQGLLPTMGAIGGLATAAGIGVLLFKLGVRINIGRFFQVMGILLVLIVGGLLVSGLGHFDDAIASLALSSRASENLCFYYEHFTKIHSCILGPLVWNSSSILPDEKFPGIIFKSLFGYTDKLYLVQGMGYLLLLTTVGGLYFRSLNTRNNRPRKNTLTTQE; encoded by the coding sequence ATGAATTTTAGTGTTGCTCTACCTACATTTGTGATTACCCTACGGGAAGGCGTAGAAGCTGCTTTAGTAGTTGGTATTGTCCTAGCCTTATTAAATAAGTCCAAACAATCTCAATTGAATATTTGGGTTTATGCGGGCGTGGTAGTTGGTATTATTGTGAGTGGTTTAATCGGTATTTTATTTACCGGACTAATTAAATTTTTAGGATCTGTTAATCCGGAATACACCAGTATAGTTGAACCGATTTTGGAGGGAATATTTAGCATACTAGCTATCATCATGCTCAGTTGGATGCTAATTTGGATGACCCAACAGGCTAAATTTCTCAAATCACAAGTTGAGGTAGCGGTCAAACAGGCTTTAACTAAAAACAACAATGCTGGTTTAGGAATTTTCAGTTTAGTACTAATTGCCGTAGTCCGTGAAGGTTTTGAGACAGTTTTATTTATAGCTGCTAATTTTCAACAAGGGTTGTTGCCAACCATGGGAGCAATTGGCGGTTTAGCAACAGCAGCAGGAATTGGGGTTTTGTTGTTTAAACTGGGTGTAAGAATTAACATTGGGAGATTTTTCCAAGTCATGGGAATTTTATTAGTTTTAATAGTTGGGGGACTATTAGTTTCTGGACTGGGACATTTTGATGATGCAATTGCTAGTTTAGCTCTTAGTAGTCGTGCATCAGAAAATCTTTGTTTTTACTATGAACACTTTACCAAAATCCATTCTTGCATTTTGGGTCCATTAGTTTGGAACTCCAGTTCAATATTACCCGATGAAAAATTTCCGGGAATTATTTTCAAATCCTTATTTGGTTATACGGATAAGCTCTACTTAGTACAAGGAATGGGATACTTACTGTTGTTAACTACTGTTGGTGGTTTATATTTTCGTAGTTTGAACACCAGAAATAATCGACCTAGAAAAAATACCCTAACCACTCAAGAATAG
- a CDS encoding molybdenum cofactor guanylyltransferase, which produces MTELSGIILAGGKSSRMGKDKALIPIGGVPLLEKVYHVAKSCTNKIYVVTPWVERYEDLYLPGCEFIPEDPNHTQGPLVGLARGMEKIVTEWVLLLACDLPNLQIPVFHDWVRELDNIQPQNIAWLAKNDYGWEPLCGFYRTSCLPLLLDFINQGGRSFQGWLKLYPVATLPLSTPHILFNCNTPDDLRMVTKEDELE; this is translated from the coding sequence ATGACAGAATTGAGTGGCATAATTTTGGCGGGTGGTAAAAGTTCTAGAATGGGCAAAGACAAAGCTCTAATTCCCATTGGGGGAGTCCCTTTGTTAGAAAAGGTCTATCATGTGGCTAAAAGTTGTACTAACAAGATATATGTGGTCACACCCTGGGTGGAAAGATATGAAGATCTATATTTACCAGGATGTGAATTTATTCCAGAAGACCCAAATCATACCCAAGGTCCCCTAGTGGGTTTGGCTAGGGGAATGGAAAAAATAGTCACAGAATGGGTTTTGTTATTAGCTTGTGATTTGCCAAATTTGCAAATTCCAGTGTTCCATGACTGGGTGCGGGAATTAGACAACATACAACCGCAAAATATTGCCTGGTTAGCGAAAAACGATTATGGTTGGGAACCTCTTTGCGGTTTCTATCGCACTAGTTGTTTACCCCTACTTTTGGATTTTATTAATCAAGGAGGGCGTTCTTTTCAAGGGTGGCTCAAACTATATCCAGTTGCTACTCTACCCCTATCAACACCACATATATTGTTTAACTGCAATACTCCTGATGATTTAAGGATGGTAACTAAAGAAGATGAACTGGAATAA
- a CDS encoding CBS domain-containing protein — MEIILCHTTADFDALGAAVGLTCLKPGSKIVLTGGAHPPVRDFLSLYRDEYSLIEKRSVNSEHIRSLIIVDTQQRNRLGKAQAWLDLANLVEITVYDHHINQESDIIATSLYISEVGATTTLIVEELIKENTLINAAQATVMALGIHVDTGSLTYGQSTARDAVALAWLMDRGANLGVIATYRDPGLSPEIQRLLGECLQRLEYLCWRGYTIGWMTLKTDNFVPGLSGLAAQLMQLTEIDALLLAHEYTYNDVEFRLIVIGRTQIPHTNLNILFTPFDGGGHSQAACLNVKNTSSAIVLENLLAGLKSQIPQPPIARDLMSSPVRTIRPETTIAQAQRILLRYGHSGLSVVNSQDKLVGIISRRDLDIALHHGFGHAPVKGYMTTDLKTITPHTELPQIESLMVTYDIGRLPVLENGNLVGIVTRTDVIRQLHRLEVKNLPLDLQLHSIQLNLELEHRLAPQLWQLLTRASQAAQARGWHLYLVGGAVRDLLLANDQSNQLMLHDIDLVVDGFHQSADVGAGVELARELQQIYQNSRLEIHGAFQTAALLWHKDPELDCLWVDIATARTEFYPYPAANPEVEASSIRQDLYRRDFTINAMALRLTSPHSGELLDFFGGLIDVKSRRIRVLHPNSFIEDPTRIYRGVRFAIRFGFAIEQRTAEYIQYAINSGVYDRTVQENIKTPALHTRLKAELKLILQAPYWQSALKLLDQLGALQCIHYTCRLNHGILRELVLLEKLLTIQYRFWPPAQQPTQQLPPTWLIRLEILISSLEPEYGSKVAENLQLSDSSVNRLKKLGAAQVEINRELPNCELASAIFNLLQKYDSGTLMLIAVKSSREIRRKIWYYWRDLVHVQPLLKGDDLKKMGYKPGPIFKHILDHLLIATLDGKIKTKTQAMEFLAQAINSDESSF, encoded by the coding sequence ATGGAAATAATTCTTTGTCACACAACTGCTGATTTTGACGCTTTAGGGGCGGCAGTGGGATTAACTTGTCTTAAACCAGGTAGTAAAATAGTATTAACTGGAGGAGCCCATCCACCGGTAAGAGACTTTCTGTCTCTATATCGAGATGAGTATTCCCTAATTGAAAAACGTTCTGTCAACTCTGAGCATATTCGTTCCTTAATTATAGTAGATACCCAACAGCGCAATCGTCTGGGTAAAGCCCAAGCATGGTTAGACCTAGCCAATCTGGTAGAAATTACAGTTTACGATCATCATATCAATCAAGAAAGTGACATTATTGCCACTAGTTTATATATTAGCGAAGTAGGTGCAACAACCACCCTAATAGTAGAAGAATTAATTAAAGAGAATACACTTATTAATGCTGCTCAAGCTACAGTAATGGCTTTAGGCATTCATGTAGATACAGGTTCCCTAACCTATGGTCAGTCCACAGCGAGAGACGCAGTAGCGTTAGCTTGGTTAATGGACAGGGGAGCAAATCTAGGAGTAATTGCCACCTATAGAGATCCTGGATTATCACCGGAAATTCAAAGATTATTAGGCGAATGTTTACAAAGACTAGAATATTTGTGCTGGAGGGGGTACACCATTGGTTGGATGACCCTGAAAACAGATAATTTTGTTCCTGGGCTATCAGGTTTAGCAGCGCAACTGATGCAGTTGACAGAAATTGATGCCTTACTTTTAGCCCATGAATATACATATAATGATGTCGAATTCAGACTAATAGTAATTGGTAGAACCCAAATTCCCCATACTAACCTAAATATATTATTTACCCCATTTGATGGTGGTGGGCACTCTCAAGCAGCATGCTTGAATGTTAAAAACACCAGTTCAGCCATAGTTTTAGAAAACCTATTAGCTGGGCTAAAATCGCAAATTCCCCAACCACCCATAGCCAGAGATTTAATGTCTTCTCCTGTGAGGACTATCAGACCAGAAACCACAATTGCCCAAGCTCAAAGAATATTATTACGTTATGGACATTCTGGGTTATCTGTGGTCAATAGCCAAGATAAATTAGTAGGTATTATTTCGCGAAGAGACCTGGATATTGCCCTACATCATGGTTTTGGTCATGCACCAGTTAAAGGGTATATGACCACGGATTTAAAAACCATTACACCCCATACCGAATTACCACAAATCGAGTCCTTGATGGTAACTTATGACATTGGCAGATTGCCAGTTTTAGAAAATGGTAATTTAGTGGGTATTGTAACTAGAACGGACGTTATCAGACAACTGCACCGACTAGAAGTTAAAAATTTGCCATTAGATTTACAATTACATTCAATCCAGTTAAACCTGGAATTAGAACATCGACTTGCTCCCCAACTTTGGCAATTATTAACTAGAGCATCCCAAGCAGCACAAGCAAGAGGTTGGCATCTTTATCTAGTTGGTGGGGCGGTTAGGGATTTGCTATTAGCGAATGATCAAAGTAACCAATTAATGCTCCATGATATTGACCTAGTGGTAGATGGGTTTCATCAAAGTGCAGACGTGGGAGCTGGAGTAGAATTAGCCAGAGAACTACAGCAAATTTATCAAAATAGCCGTTTAGAAATTCATGGAGCATTTCAAACTGCGGCGTTATTGTGGCATAAAGATCCAGAATTAGATTGTTTATGGGTAGATATTGCCACAGCTAGAACAGAATTTTATCCTTATCCTGCAGCAAACCCAGAAGTAGAAGCCAGTTCCATTCGGCAAGATCTATATAGAAGAGACTTTACAATTAATGCCATGGCACTAAGATTAACATCTCCCCACAGTGGTGAATTACTAGATTTTTTTGGTGGATTAATAGATGTAAAATCCCGAAGAATTAGAGTTTTGCACCCCAATAGTTTTATTGAAGATCCCACCCGGATTTATCGAGGAGTGCGGTTTGCCATCAGGTTTGGTTTTGCCATTGAACAGCGAACTGCTGAGTACATTCAGTATGCCATTAATAGTGGTGTTTATGATAGAACAGTGCAAGAAAATATCAAAACACCAGCTTTGCATACTCGATTAAAAGCGGAATTAAAACTTATTTTACAAGCGCCCTATTGGCAATCAGCTTTAAAGTTATTAGATCAGTTAGGAGCTTTACAATGTATTCATTATACCTGTAGGTTAAATCATGGCATCTTGCGAGAATTGGTTTTATTGGAAAAACTGTTGACAATTCAATACAGATTTTGGCCACCTGCTCAACAACCAACTCAACAATTACCACCTACTTGGTTAATACGGTTAGAGATATTAATTAGCAGCTTAGAACCAGAGTATGGAAGTAAGGTGGCAGAAAACTTACAATTATCAGACAGCAGTGTAAATAGACTCAAGAAGCTGGGAGCAGCACAGGTAGAAATAAATAGAGAGTTGCCAAATTGTGAATTAGCCAGTGCAATATTTAACCTACTACAAAAATATGACTCCGGAACTTTAATGTTGATAGCTGTAAAAAGTTCCCGAGAGATTAGAAGAAAAATCTGGTATTATTGGAGGGATTTAGTGCATGTTCAACCTTTATTAAAGGGAGATGACTTAAAAAAAATGGGTTACAAACCAGGTCCAATTTTCAAGCATATTTTAGATCATTTATTGATTGCTACTCTGGATGGTAAAATTAAGACTAAGACCCAAGCAATGGAATTTTTAGCTCAAGCTATAAACTCAGACGAATCCAGTTTTTAA
- the psbZ gene encoding photosystem II reaction center protein PsbZ — protein MTIVFQFALVSLVLFSFVLVVGVPVAYATPQNWVDSKKLLWLGSGIWIALVLLVGVLNFFVV, from the coding sequence ATGACCATAGTATTCCAATTTGCTTTAGTATCTTTGGTTTTGTTCTCTTTCGTCCTGGTGGTAGGTGTTCCTGTTGCTTACGCAACCCCTCAAAACTGGGTTGATTCCAAAAAGCTCCTTTGGCTCGGTTCCGGAATTTGGATTGCTTTAGTCCTTTTGGTTGGTGTATTAAACTTCTTTGTGGTTTAA
- the ribH gene encoding 6,7-dimethyl-8-ribityllumazine synthase produces MAVFEGTFTQAEALKFALVIGRFNDLVTVKLLEGCQDCLKRHGINPDPQGNQVDYVWVPGSFEIPTVARQLALSQRYDAIICLGAVIKGQTPHFDYVSAEVSKGIAAASFQTGVPVIFGILTTDTMQQALERAGIKSNHGWNYAMDAIEMASLMRQLRPNLAKSVQS; encoded by the coding sequence ATGGCAGTTTTTGAGGGAACATTTACTCAAGCGGAAGCTTTAAAGTTTGCTCTGGTTATTGGTCGCTTCAATGACCTCGTGACTGTAAAGCTGTTGGAAGGATGTCAAGACTGTCTAAAGCGTCATGGGATAAATCCTGACCCCCAAGGGAATCAAGTAGATTACGTTTGGGTTCCCGGTAGTTTTGAAATTCCCACAGTGGCGCGTCAGTTAGCACTTTCTCAACGTTATGATGCAATAATATGTCTAGGTGCTGTAATCAAGGGACAAACACCTCATTTTGACTATGTATCTGCTGAAGTATCTAAGGGAATTGCTGCAGCCAGTTTTCAAACTGGTGTGCCAGTGATTTTTGGGATTTTGACTACAGATACCATGCAACAAGCGTTGGAAAGAGCAGGGATTAAAAGTAATCACGGTTGGAATTATGCCATGGATGCCATAGAAATGGCTAGTTTGATGCGCCAATTGCGCCCCAATCTGGCAAAATCAGTCCAATCCTAA
- a CDS encoding glutamate-5-semialdehyde dehydrogenase, whose amino-acid sequence MNIAKRAYHAAIKLGTTKGAERSRAVLAMARALKCSFDDILEANTLDLETSREMAVPEIILDWLKLTPSRLQATVDLLERLGELSDPLRRVRTADYQQEDSQSYTQLMPLGVIGFIYEALPELGAIAAGFCLKTGNSLILKGSTEASHSNRAIAEILQTAILDTGLPSGCVELITAEHGTSIRDLVTQEDYLSLVIPYGRSSLIQQVVRQATCPVLKSAMGNCYLYWSLNGSLEMVRWMVLDSHESEPDPVNAIEKVLIHRQSLPSSLSALWNSLKDRGFQLKGDAELVQAFPQLQLVQDEEWGTPYLNKTIAFKLVDTLDSAIAWINQYSSSHADAIATESYQESRQFALGVNSASTYINASPRFARNSSRGDAVFLGMSNQRGHRRGFISLETLTTVKHIIQGNGRF is encoded by the coding sequence ATGAACATTGCCAAACGTGCTTATCATGCTGCCATCAAATTAGGTACAACTAAAGGTGCGGAACGGAGTCGCGCTGTTTTGGCAATGGCCAGGGCACTAAAATGCTCCTTTGATGATATTCTGGAAGCCAATACCCTTGATTTGGAAACAAGTAGGGAAATGGCAGTCCCAGAAATAATCCTGGACTGGCTTAAACTTACCCCTAGTCGCTTGCAAGCAACCGTGGATCTTCTTGAGCGACTGGGGGAACTATCCGATCCCCTGCGACGGGTGAGAACCGCTGATTATCAACAGGAAGATTCTCAAAGTTATACCCAGCTTATGCCCTTGGGTGTAATTGGTTTTATTTATGAGGCTTTACCGGAATTGGGGGCCATCGCCGCCGGTTTTTGTCTGAAAACTGGTAATAGCCTCATTCTCAAGGGAAGCACGGAAGCTAGTCATTCCAATAGAGCGATCGCAGAAATTCTCCAAACGGCGATTTTAGACACGGGTCTACCTAGTGGTTGTGTAGAATTGATTACGGCAGAGCATGGTACTTCTATCAGGGATTTAGTGACGCAAGAAGACTATTTAAGTTTGGTTATTCCCTATGGACGTTCCAGCTTGATTCAACAAGTAGTTAGACAAGCAACCTGTCCCGTATTAAAATCAGCTATGGGGAATTGTTACCTTTACTGGTCTTTAAATGGGAGTTTAGAAATGGTACGATGGATGGTTTTAGACAGTCATGAAAGCGAACCGGACCCAGTAAATGCTATTGAAAAGGTTTTAATCCACCGTCAGTCCTTACCATCCTCCCTATCTGCACTGTGGAACAGTCTAAAAGACAGGGGTTTTCAACTCAAGGGAGATGCGGAACTAGTACAAGCTTTTCCCCAACTCCAGTTGGTGCAAGATGAGGAATGGGGAACTCCATATTTAAATAAGACCATCGCTTTCAAATTGGTAGATACCTTAGATAGTGCGATCGCCTGGATTAATCAATATAGTAGTAGTCACGCGGATGCCATAGCCACAGAGTCTTACCAAGAAAGTAGACAATTTGCCTTAGGTGTTAACAGTGCATCTACATATATCAATGCTTCTCCTAGATTTGCTCGTAATTCTTCCAGAGGAGATGCGGTGTTTTTGGGAATGTCAAATCAAAGAGGTCACAGGAGAGGTTTCATTAGTTTAGAAACCTTGACCACTGTGAAACATATTATTCAGGGGAACGGGAGATTTTAG
- the gcvP gene encoding aminomethyl-transferring glycine dehydrogenase, with translation MVANPTYRQILTETTPPLGEFVSRHIGPKAGDIQEMLNSLGLSSLEELIEQTVPSSIRFFQELNLPAAQTEHTALAKLKQIANKNQIYRSYIGMGYYDCITPPVIQRNILENPGWYTAYTPYQPEIAQGRLEALLNFQTMIIDLTGLEIANASLLDEATAAAEAMSMSYGVCKNKSSIYFVSSTCHPQTIDVIQTRAKPLGIKIIIGDHQTFDFTQPIFGAILQYPATDGKIHDYRQFIAQSHAQGALVTIAADPLSLTLLTSPGELGADIAIGSTQRFGIPLGFGGPHAAYFATKEEYKRSVPGRIVGVSKDVHGKLAYRLALQTREQHIRRDKATSNICTAQVLLAVMASMYAVYHGPSGLRKIAENIHQLTKDLAAGLEKLGYEVLNRNFFDTLRVGLGNSSLQTLLIAADERNINLRVFDDGNIGISLDETTTFTDVIDLWQIFAFAKGISDGYGFPFKIEEIRETNSYLGQIRTSPYLTHPIFNSYHSETELLRYLHQLEAKDLSLTTSMIALGSCTMKLNATSEMIPVSWAEFSKIHPFAPITQTRGYQILFQQLATWLAEITGFAAISLQPNAGSQGEYAGLLVIREYHQSRQEGHRNICLIPQSAHGTNPASAVMCGMKVVAVACDECGNIDLADLNTKVQKYSREIAALMITYPSTHGVFEETIQEICALIHQHGGQVYMDGANMNAQVGICRPGDLGADVCHLNLHKTFCIPHGGGGPGMGPIGVAPHLVEFLPGHSVVKLDSDHGAVSAAPWGSASILVISWMYIAMMGADGLTQATKIAILNANYIAKRLESFYPVLYKGKHGFVAHECILDLRGVKKSANIEVDDIAKRLMDYGFHAPTVSWPVAGTIMVEPTESESKAELDRFCDALIAIRQEILHLESGIMDLEDNPLKNAPHTIQSLIVGDWNHCYSREQAAYPTDWTRQFKFWPSVGRIDAAFGDRNFVCSCLPLDSYV, from the coding sequence GTGGTAGCCAATCCCACTTATCGTCAGATTTTGACTGAAACTACCCCTCCACTGGGAGAGTTTGTCAGTAGACACATTGGACCGAAAGCAGGTGATATCCAGGAGATGCTAAACTCCTTGGGTCTATCTAGCTTAGAGGAATTAATTGAGCAAACAGTACCCAGCTCAATTCGCTTTTTTCAGGAGTTGAACCTACCAGCTGCACAAACTGAACATACAGCACTGGCTAAACTCAAACAAATAGCCAATAAAAATCAAATCTACCGCTCTTACATTGGTATGGGGTATTATGACTGTATTACTCCCCCAGTGATTCAAAGGAACATCTTAGAAAATCCCGGTTGGTATACAGCATACACTCCTTACCAACCAGAAATTGCCCAGGGACGTTTGGAAGCACTATTAAACTTCCAAACCATGATCATTGATTTAACTGGATTGGAAATTGCTAATGCTTCTCTATTAGATGAAGCAACAGCAGCAGCAGAAGCCATGAGCATGAGTTATGGTGTGTGCAAAAACAAATCCTCTATCTATTTTGTTTCCAGCACCTGTCACCCTCAAACCATTGATGTGATCCAAACCCGAGCTAAACCTTTGGGAATTAAAATCATTATTGGAGATCATCAAACCTTTGATTTTACCCAACCAATTTTTGGGGCCATTCTCCAATATCCAGCAACAGATGGTAAAATCCATGACTATCGTCAGTTTATAGCCCAGTCCCATGCTCAGGGTGCATTGGTGACCATAGCAGCAGATCCATTGAGTTTGACTTTATTGACATCACCGGGAGAATTGGGAGCAGATATTGCCATCGGTAGCACCCAGAGATTCGGTATTCCTTTGGGTTTTGGTGGACCTCATGCGGCTTATTTTGCTACTAAGGAGGAGTATAAACGGTCAGTTCCAGGGCGAATTGTGGGTGTGTCCAAAGATGTTCACGGTAAGCTGGCCTATCGTTTGGCTTTACAAACCCGTGAACAACATATTCGTCGCGATAAGGCTACTAGCAATATTTGTACGGCTCAGGTGCTCTTGGCTGTAATGGCGAGTATGTACGCAGTTTATCATGGACCAAGCGGACTGAGAAAGATTGCGGAAAATATTCATCAACTGACTAAGGATTTAGCCGCAGGACTGGAAAAGTTAGGTTATGAAGTCCTGAATAGGAACTTCTTTGACACCCTGCGTGTGGGGTTAGGAAATAGCAGTTTGCAAACACTCCTCATAGCTGCAGATGAGAGAAACATCAATTTGCGAGTTTTTGATGATGGGAATATAGGAATTTCCTTGGATGAAACTACAACCTTTACAGATGTGATAGATTTGTGGCAGATTTTCGCCTTTGCCAAGGGAATAAGTGATGGGTATGGTTTCCCCTTCAAAATTGAAGAAATTAGGGAGACTAATTCCTATCTGGGTCAAATTCGCACTAGTCCCTATCTTACCCATCCCATCTTTAATAGTTACCATTCTGAAACTGAATTACTGCGCTATTTACATCAGTTGGAAGCCAAGGATTTATCATTGACAACTTCTATGATTGCCCTAGGTTCCTGTACTATGAAGTTAAATGCTACTTCGGAGATGATTCCTGTTAGTTGGGCGGAATTCAGTAAAATTCACCCCTTTGCACCAATTACCCAAACCAGAGGTTATCAAATCCTCTTTCAACAATTAGCAACATGGTTAGCAGAAATCACCGGTTTCGCGGCTATATCTTTACAACCTAATGCTGGTTCCCAAGGAGAATACGCGGGACTATTAGTCATTCGTGAATATCATCAAAGTAGACAAGAAGGACATCGCAATATCTGTTTAATTCCCCAATCTGCTCATGGCACAAATCCCGCAAGTGCAGTTATGTGTGGTATGAAGGTGGTAGCTGTCGCTTGTGATGAATGTGGTAATATCGATTTGGCAGATTTAAACACCAAGGTACAAAAATATAGTCGTGAAATCGCCGCTTTAATGATTACCTATCCATCAACCCATGGGGTGTTTGAAGAAACTATACAGGAAATCTGTGCCCTAATTCACCAACATGGTGGACAGGTGTATATGGATGGAGCTAATATGAATGCCCAGGTGGGTATTTGTCGTCCCGGTGATTTGGGTGCAGATGTTTGTCATTTGAACCTACACAAAACCTTTTGTATTCCCCATGGGGGTGGTGGTCCAGGAATGGGTCCCATTGGTGTTGCTCCCCATCTGGTGGAGTTTCTACCAGGCCATTCTGTGGTTAAATTAGATAGTGACCACGGTGCGGTTTCTGCTGCACCCTGGGGAAGTGCCAGTATCTTGGTTATTTCCTGGATGTATATAGCTATGATGGGTGCAGATGGCCTAACTCAAGCAACCAAAATCGCTATTTTGAATGCTAACTACATTGCCAAGCGATTGGAATCCTTTTACCCTGTTTTATATAAGGGTAAACATGGTTTTGTCGCCCATGAATGTATTTTAGACCTGCGAGGAGTAAAAAAATCAGCAAACATTGAGGTGGATGATATTGCTAAACGCCTGATGGACTATGGTTTTCACGCTCCTACCGTCTCTTGGCCAGTAGCAGGAACCATCATGGTTGAACCTACGGAAAGTGAGTCGAAAGCTGAGTTGGACCGTTTTTGTGATGCATTAATTGCCATTCGTCAGGAAATTTTGCACCTTGAGTCTGGTATTATGGATCTGGAAGATAATCCCTTGAAAAACGCCCCCCACACTATACAAAGTTTGATTGTTGGTGATTGGAACCACTGTTACTCCCGCGAACAAGCTGCTTACCCTACAGATTGGACTCGTCAATTTAAGTTTTGGCCGAGCGTAGGTAGGATAGATGCTGCTTTTGGCGATCGCAATTTTGTCTGTTCTTGTTTACCTTTAGATTCATACGTCTAA